One genomic window of Bacillus mycoides includes the following:
- the gnpA gene encoding 1,3-beta-galactosyl-N-acetylhexosamine phosphorylase — MKKKKGRVTLPSEENFLKETKELMERWGADAIRDSDGTKLDDDIKQLDAKIYTTYFVARAHNEFAEKHMDECQQLYLMSLFNTALTDTLEIDFMKGYFEEQLKPDYVHSPKKYWEVIDRTTGEVVDVNEWEVNEEQNRVLITKAIPWHEYTVSFLVYAIWDPTQMYNHITNNWGDKPHDIPFDVRQPHSNEFMKTYLKQWLTENPDTDVVRFTTFFYHFTLVFNNLGKEKFVDWFGYGASVSVAALDAFQKEKGYRLRPEDIVDQGYYNTSFRIPTPAFLDYIDFVHKFVAEEAKKLVDIVHESGKEVMMFLGDNWIGTEPYGKYFENIGLDAVVGSVGGGATLRMIADIPHVRYTEGRFLPYFFPDTFYEGNNPTIEANENWLTARRALLRNPVDRIGYGGYLSLAYQFPEFISYIEKVTEEFREIHDTIKGVKPYSGLKVAILNSWGKLRTWQTHMVAHALWYKQIYSYLGVLESLSGAAVEVTFISFDDVINDGIPEDIDVIINAGDVGTAFSGGTNWINEKLVTTIRAWMYNGGGFIGIGEPTAYQHEGHYFQLANVLGVDKELGFSLSTDKYFINPVENHFISDDSAQFDFGEGMKNIYALSEETEIIEYSNGEIRLSSHQFGEGRSVYIAGLPYSEENTRLLMRALYYAAHKEEEFHKYHASNIYCEVHAYPSIQKMAIVNNSMVEQMTGVYDGKGNRKEVTLAPSEIRWEDFSNEG, encoded by the coding sequence ATGAAAAAGAAAAAAGGCCGTGTTACTTTACCGAGTGAAGAAAATTTTCTCAAGGAAACAAAAGAATTGATGGAACGATGGGGTGCAGATGCGATTCGCGATAGTGATGGAACGAAACTAGATGATGATATTAAACAATTGGATGCGAAAATTTATACGACTTATTTTGTTGCTCGAGCTCACAATGAGTTCGCAGAGAAGCATATGGATGAATGCCAGCAACTTTATTTAATGAGCTTGTTCAATACTGCGCTTACTGACACCCTTGAAATTGATTTTATGAAAGGATACTTTGAGGAACAATTAAAGCCGGATTACGTTCACAGTCCTAAAAAATACTGGGAGGTTATTGATCGGACAACAGGAGAAGTTGTTGACGTTAATGAGTGGGAAGTAAACGAAGAGCAAAATCGTGTCTTGATTACGAAGGCGATTCCTTGGCATGAATATACGGTTTCATTCCTAGTCTATGCGATTTGGGATCCAACCCAAATGTATAATCATATTACTAATAATTGGGGAGATAAGCCACATGATATTCCTTTTGATGTCAGACAGCCACATTCCAATGAATTTATGAAAACCTATTTAAAACAATGGCTGACAGAAAATCCGGATACAGATGTGGTCAGGTTTACAACGTTTTTCTATCATTTTACCCTTGTGTTCAATAACCTTGGGAAAGAGAAATTTGTCGATTGGTTCGGATATGGTGCTAGTGTTTCAGTTGCTGCTTTGGATGCCTTTCAAAAAGAAAAGGGCTATCGCTTAAGACCAGAGGACATTGTTGATCAAGGTTATTACAATACTTCGTTTCGAATTCCAACTCCTGCTTTTTTAGATTATATAGATTTTGTTCATAAGTTCGTTGCTGAAGAAGCAAAGAAACTTGTAGATATTGTCCATGAAAGTGGAAAAGAAGTAATGATGTTCCTTGGTGATAATTGGATTGGTACAGAACCATATGGGAAATACTTTGAAAATATAGGATTGGACGCAGTAGTAGGCAGTGTGGGCGGCGGAGCCACACTACGTATGATTGCAGATATACCACATGTACGTTACACAGAAGGACGATTCTTACCTTATTTCTTCCCAGATACTTTTTACGAAGGTAACAACCCGACGATTGAAGCGAATGAAAACTGGTTAACGGCGCGCAGAGCTTTACTGCGGAATCCTGTTGATCGTATCGGTTATGGCGGTTATTTAAGTCTAGCCTATCAATTTCCGGAATTTATCTCCTATATTGAAAAAGTTACTGAGGAATTTCGTGAAATTCATGACACGATCAAAGGTGTGAAACCATACAGCGGTCTTAAAGTTGCAATTTTGAATTCTTGGGGCAAGTTGAGAACTTGGCAAACACATATGGTTGCTCATGCACTATGGTATAAACAAATTTATTCTTATTTAGGTGTTTTAGAATCCTTGAGCGGAGCTGCCGTGGAAGTTACGTTCATTAGTTTTGATGATGTCATTAACGATGGGATACCTGAGGATATTGACGTCATTATTAATGCCGGCGATGTGGGCACAGCTTTTTCAGGCGGGACTAATTGGATTAATGAAAAGTTAGTCACAACAATTAGGGCCTGGATGTATAATGGCGGAGGTTTCATAGGCATTGGCGAACCTACAGCCTATCAGCATGAAGGACATTATTTTCAATTGGCAAACGTCTTAGGTGTTGACAAAGAACTAGGGTTCAGCTTATCAACAGATAAATATTTTATTAATCCTGTTGAAAATCATTTTATTTCTGATGACAGCGCCCAATTTGATTTTGGTGAAGGAATGAAAAACATTTATGCGTTATCAGAGGAAACCGAAATAATTGAATATTCGAACGGAGAAATTCGTCTTTCTAGTCATCAGTTTGGAGAAGGGAGATCCGTCTATATAGCAGGGCTGCCATACAGCGAAGAAAATACACGTCTGCTGATGCGTGCGTTATACTATGCTGCCCATAAAGAAGAAGAATTTCACAAGTATCATGCGAGCAACATTTATTGTGAAGTTCATGCATATCCATCTATTCAAAAAATGGCAATTGTTAACAACTCGATGGTCGAACAAATGACGGGTGTCTACGACGGAAAAGGAAACAGGAAAGAAGTGACGTTGGCACCTAGTGAAATCAGGTGGGAGGATTTTTCAAATGAAGGCTAA
- a CDS encoding ABC transporter ATP-binding protein, whose translation MAELVLDHIFKVYDNKTTAVSDFNLHIEDKEFIVFVGPSGCGKSTTLRMIAGLEDISNGSFYIDGERMNDVAPKDRNIAMVFQNYALYPHMSVYDNIAFGLKLRKLPKDEINRRVTEAAKTLGLEDYLKRKPKALSGGQRQRVALGRAIVRDAKVFLMDEPLSNLDAKLRVSMRSEISKLHRRLNTTTIYVTHDQTEAMTMASRLVVMKDGLIQQVGTPKEVYDTPENIFVGGFIGSPAMNFFTGTLQDNYFYIENIRFKVPDGQLKTLKKKGYNGQEIILGIRPEDIHDEPIVLQSSPESTVEITVEVAELLGAETMIHGKLSSQNFVARINARSEIKATDKLPLAFSLTKAHFFDIATEQRIRNN comes from the coding sequence ATGGCAGAACTTGTATTAGATCATATTTTTAAAGTTTATGATAATAAAACGACTGCTGTTTCTGATTTTAATTTACATATTGAAGATAAAGAGTTTATCGTATTTGTCGGTCCTTCTGGATGTGGAAAATCAACAACTCTACGTATGATTGCGGGTCTAGAAGATATTTCCAATGGTTCATTTTATATTGATGGAGAGCGTATGAATGATGTCGCTCCAAAAGATCGCAACATTGCGATGGTATTTCAAAATTACGCACTATACCCACATATGTCTGTTTATGATAATATCGCGTTTGGCTTGAAACTACGCAAACTTCCAAAAGATGAAATTAATCGCCGAGTAACAGAGGCGGCGAAAACCTTAGGGCTTGAAGATTATTTAAAACGAAAACCAAAGGCATTATCAGGTGGACAACGCCAACGGGTTGCACTAGGAAGAGCTATCGTCCGTGACGCAAAAGTATTTTTAATGGACGAGCCCCTATCCAATTTAGACGCAAAATTACGTGTAAGTATGCGTTCAGAAATCTCTAAACTTCATCGCCGTTTAAATACGACCACTATATATGTGACACACGATCAAACAGAAGCAATGACAATGGCATCACGCCTTGTTGTTATGAAGGATGGGCTCATACAGCAAGTGGGTACTCCAAAAGAAGTATATGATACTCCTGAAAACATTTTTGTTGGCGGATTCATTGGTTCTCCAGCTATGAATTTCTTTACCGGAACATTACAAGATAACTATTTCTATATAGAGAATATTCGCTTCAAAGTACCAGATGGCCAACTAAAAACATTAAAGAAAAAAGGGTATAACGGACAAGAAATCATACTCGGCATTCGTCCCGAAGACATTCATGATGAACCAATCGTTCTTCAATCTTCTCCTGAATCCACCGTCGAAATTACAGTAGAAGTTGCTGAATTATTAGGTGCTGAAACGATGATTCATGGAAAACTTTCGAGTCAAAACTTTGTTGCGCGAATCAACGCTCGTTCCGAAATTAAAGCTACTGATAAACTTCCATTAGCTTTTAGTTTAACTAAAGCGCACTTTTTCGATATCGCTACTGAACAACGTATACGTAATAATTGA
- a CDS encoding carbohydrate ABC transporter permease, with product MNKTTEKRIFIFVCTAPALILLAIFMIVPTIEVFRMSLYKWGGFSNNKVFVGLDNFKILWNDMNFFRSLQNSIVLIVIVTLITMVLAILFATLLTREKIKGKSFFRIIFYIPNILSVVVIAGIFSAVYDPTTGLLNNILALFNLENLQKMWLGNQKIAIYSIGGALIWQAIGYYMVMYMAAMASIPESFYEASALEGAGRVRQFFSITLPLIWNNIRTTLTFFVISTINLSFLLVQAMTGGGPDGSTEVFLSYMYKQAYTNSSYGYGMAIGVVIFLFSFALSAIISGVTKREVLEY from the coding sequence ATGAATAAGACAACAGAAAAAAGAATTTTTATTTTTGTTTGTACTGCACCCGCACTAATTCTGTTAGCTATTTTTATGATTGTTCCTACGATTGAGGTATTCAGGATGTCCTTATATAAGTGGGGAGGATTTTCTAATAATAAGGTATTTGTTGGGCTCGATAACTTCAAGATTTTATGGAATGATATGAACTTCTTTCGATCTCTCCAAAACAGTATTGTATTAATTGTTATCGTCACACTTATCACGATGGTGCTGGCAATCTTGTTTGCCACTTTGTTAACAAGAGAAAAAATAAAGGGTAAAAGCTTCTTTCGAATTATTTTTTATATCCCTAATATCTTATCCGTTGTAGTTATCGCGGGAATATTTTCTGCAGTTTATGACCCAACTACAGGGTTGTTAAATAATATACTTGCTTTATTTAACCTTGAAAACCTTCAAAAGATGTGGCTCGGTAATCAAAAGATTGCTATTTACAGCATTGGCGGGGCACTCATTTGGCAAGCAATTGGTTACTATATGGTCATGTATATGGCGGCAATGGCAAGTATCCCAGAAAGTTTTTACGAAGCATCTGCTTTGGAAGGTGCTGGACGGGTCAGACAATTTTTCAGTATTACTTTACCGTTAATTTGGAATAACATTCGGACGACGTTAACTTTCTTCGTTATTAGTACGATTAATTTAAGTTTTCTTCTCGTTCAAGCAATGACTGGCGGCGGACCTGACGGATCGACGGAAGTGTTTTTAAGCTATATGTATAAGCAGGCTTACACCAATTCTTCTTACGGTTACGGTATGGCTATTGGGGTGGTCATTTTCCTATTCTCATTCGCATTATCTGCAATTATTAGTGGTGTCACTAAAAGGGAAGTGTTGGAGTATTAA
- a CDS encoding DUF6903 family protein, translating to MKANILFIIKIVVFIACLSLIIIYQKTAGKFELGMMLIGLAGLLGLLYNYNRKYV from the coding sequence ATGAAGGCTAATATTTTATTCATTATTAAAATTGTTGTGTTTATCGCATGCCTGTCTTTGATTATCATCTATCAAAAGACAGCTGGTAAATTCGAACTGGGTATGATGTTGATTGGATTAGCTGGTCTCTTAGGGCTACTTTATAACTACAATCGGAAATACGTATAA
- a CDS encoding carbohydrate ABC transporter substrate-binding protein, whose protein sequence is MKKKFLLSGITALLSLSLIACQSNTTKVDNPKGGKGSSEKQTLHVATLESAYGKEMWTKVIDAYEAANPKVDVKLTVDKNLEDVIGSNMKAGNYPDVVLLATGRKQALTETLIKDKALEDITDVFDRNVYGEDVKVKDKLVQGLTGTSATNPYNDGKIYMAPMFYSPTGLFYNASLFKEKGWEVPKTWDEMWALGDKAKTEGISLFTYPTTGYFDTFFYSLLLGVGGPELYNKAMKYGDGVWETSEATKSFEIIGKLGKYTESTTVANANDKDYKKNQQLILDNKALFMPNGTWVVGEMKEAPRSKGFEWGMMALPTIDASSDRYAFTFFEQMWIPSAAKNKQLAKDFMTFVYSDKAAEIFAESSAIQPIKGLSNKLTGENKSFYSIYDNGVKVGIGGFAATKAVEGVSMPDTLFRTIDSVISGDKKVKDWQSSVEKVSDQLRSALK, encoded by the coding sequence ATGAAAAAAAAGTTTTTGTTATCTGGAATAACAGCTTTGTTATCTCTTAGTTTAATAGCATGCCAGAGTAATACTACAAAAGTTGATAACCCTAAGGGGGGGAAAGGCTCCAGTGAAAAACAAACCCTTCATGTGGCAACACTTGAATCGGCTTATGGTAAAGAAATGTGGACCAAAGTGATTGACGCATATGAAGCTGCTAATCCAAAAGTTGATGTTAAATTGACGGTGGACAAAAATCTCGAGGATGTCATAGGCTCGAATATGAAAGCAGGAAACTATCCGGATGTTGTGTTGTTGGCAACCGGGAGAAAACAGGCACTGACAGAAACATTGATTAAAGATAAAGCTTTAGAAGACATTACCGATGTTTTTGATAGGAATGTTTATGGCGAAGATGTTAAAGTCAAAGATAAGTTAGTACAAGGGCTTACTGGTACATCTGCGACTAATCCTTATAATGATGGCAAAATTTATATGGCACCGATGTTCTATAGTCCAACTGGATTATTCTATAATGCTAGCTTATTCAAGGAAAAAGGTTGGGAAGTGCCGAAGACTTGGGACGAGATGTGGGCTTTGGGAGATAAAGCGAAAACAGAAGGGATTTCTTTATTTACTTATCCTACCACTGGCTACTTTGATACATTCTTCTACTCTTTACTATTAGGGGTGGGTGGGCCTGAGTTATACAATAAAGCTATGAAATATGGAGATGGTGTATGGGAAACTTCTGAAGCAACAAAATCCTTTGAAATTATCGGAAAATTAGGAAAATATACAGAATCAACAACTGTTGCTAATGCAAATGATAAAGACTACAAGAAAAATCAACAATTGATTCTCGATAACAAAGCATTGTTTATGCCAAATGGTACGTGGGTAGTTGGTGAAATGAAAGAAGCCCCTCGATCTAAAGGGTTTGAATGGGGCATGATGGCTTTACCAACAATTGATGCTAGTAGCGACCGTTATGCATTTACTTTCTTTGAACAAATGTGGATTCCTTCGGCAGCTAAAAATAAACAACTTGCTAAAGATTTCATGACGTTTGTTTATTCGGATAAGGCAGCTGAAATTTTTGCGGAATCAAGTGCGATTCAGCCTATCAAAGGCCTTTCTAATAAACTGACAGGTGAAAATAAATCATTCTATAGTATCTATGATAATGGAGTGAAAGTGGGGATAGGTGGATTTGCTGCAACGAAAGCCGTTGAAGGTGTAAGTATGCCAGATACATTATTTAGAACAATTGACAGTGTTATTTCTGGTGATAAAAAGGTGAAAGATTGGCAAAGTTCTGTTGAAAAAGTGAGTGACCAATTACGGTCTGCATTAAAATAA
- a CDS encoding ROK family protein, whose protein sequence is MKKAVGIDIGGTKIAAGVISDTGELLERAEVKSDPSDREKMFGRVVEAVEQVLRKSSISIADIEGIGVGVPGKVNCEKGIAVFQNNLPWRQFPISVRLQEQFGIQRITIDNDVYMAAYAEWRAAHVKRNETFVYVTISTGISCSIIHKGSFFRGAGFAGELGLIPVHSKGVNERLEKIAAGPGIQRIAEKELQVDTISTKDVFARYINGVPEYQSIINEVTDYLAQGLYTISCLLDPHKMVFGGSVIVKNPFLLELIKEKLKMYQLPEQQHLLEQMSISTLAQNNGVAGAGLRVFEGM, encoded by the coding sequence ATGAAAAAGGCAGTCGGCATTGATATTGGGGGAACGAAAATTGCAGCGGGAGTCATTTCGGATACAGGCGAACTGCTTGAACGTGCGGAAGTAAAAAGTGATCCTTCAGACCGGGAAAAAATGTTTGGTAGAGTCGTAGAAGCTGTGGAACAAGTTCTCAGAAAATCATCGATTTCAATCGCTGATATCGAGGGTATTGGCGTTGGGGTACCGGGAAAAGTGAATTGCGAGAAGGGAATTGCTGTTTTTCAAAACAATTTACCTTGGAGACAGTTTCCTATTTCGGTCCGTTTGCAGGAGCAATTTGGTATCCAGCGAATCACGATTGACAATGATGTCTATATGGCGGCTTATGCCGAATGGAGAGCAGCGCATGTAAAAAGAAATGAAACCTTTGTCTACGTGACTATAAGTACGGGAATATCCTGTTCTATCATTCATAAAGGTTCATTTTTTAGGGGGGCAGGATTTGCCGGAGAACTTGGTTTGATTCCTGTCCACTCGAAGGGGGTCAATGAACGATTAGAAAAAATCGCTGCTGGGCCAGGGATCCAGAGGATAGCCGAAAAAGAATTACAGGTAGATACTATTTCAACGAAGGATGTTTTTGCTCGTTATATAAATGGGGTACCGGAATATCAGTCCATCATCAATGAGGTAACTGATTATTTAGCTCAAGGTCTTTATACAATTTCCTGTTTATTGGATCCGCACAAAATGGTTTTTGGTGGCAGTGTCATTGTGAAAAATCCATTTCTACTGGAGTTGATTAAAGAGAAGCTGAAAATGTATCAACTGCCTGAGCAACAACATCTTTTGGAGCAGATGAGCATCAGTACGTTGGCACAAAATAATGGAGTTGCTGGTGCAGGATTACGAGTATTTGAAGGTATGTAA
- a CDS encoding PucR family transcriptional regulator translates to MIQQLKTYYGTDIKINEAVLSEDYSWFLVEGNKVGIRKIRLHKREHLLLSSILTPIHTDTFYETEKAKSWHEALYKNNNIPIMSVRFLHFFTTRPIVEREEFQDALQSMFPFTTTVIWETSQAGVLILEENIPKSVLQTALDTLETDFFISLSFFIGRHYTQTTEIARLYQWERKLFSILSPYLSQKITNIEQLLPYQLMISLPKEERKKYTNQLLAHISNDKELIDSVKVFFQCNLNVSLAAKQLYLHRNTLQYRIDKFIEKTGINIKTFEGAVAVYMAFLSLDIS, encoded by the coding sequence ATGATTCAACAATTAAAAACATATTATGGTACAGATATAAAAATTAATGAAGCCGTGTTGTCTGAAGATTATAGCTGGTTTTTAGTTGAAGGAAACAAAGTCGGAATTCGAAAAATTCGATTACATAAAAGGGAACATCTATTGCTTTCATCCATCTTAACGCCCATTCATACTGATACATTTTATGAAACAGAAAAAGCAAAATCGTGGCATGAAGCATTATATAAAAATAATAATATCCCTATAATGTCGGTTCGTTTTTTACACTTCTTCACAACACGACCTATAGTAGAGAGAGAAGAATTTCAAGATGCTTTACAATCTATGTTTCCTTTTACCACTACAGTAATATGGGAAACTTCGCAAGCAGGTGTCCTCATCTTAGAAGAAAATATACCGAAATCTGTATTGCAAACAGCCTTGGATACACTAGAAACAGATTTTTTTATATCTCTATCCTTCTTTATTGGAAGACACTATACGCAAACAACTGAAATTGCTCGCCTGTATCAATGGGAGCGAAAATTATTTTCTATTCTTTCTCCCTATTTATCTCAAAAAATTACAAACATTGAACAACTGCTCCCTTATCAATTAATGATCTCATTACCAAAAGAAGAAAGAAAAAAGTACACGAATCAATTATTGGCACATATTTCAAATGACAAAGAACTAATAGATAGTGTTAAAGTATTTTTCCAATGTAACTTAAATGTATCTCTTGCAGCTAAACAATTATATTTACATCGTAATACTTTGCAGTATCGAATTGATAAATTCATTGAAAAAACGGGAATTAATATAAAAACTTTTGAAGGTGCAGTAGCAGTTTATATGGCCTTTCTTTCTCTAGATATCTCTTGA
- a CDS encoding AraC family transcriptional regulator, whose amino-acid sequence MSNEVYEIPQFQRNHLPVKLLYVTKSKYNKYWHSTNHAHHFTELLYITKGKGTFIFYKEEIPVKEHDLIIINPNVEHTEKSDTNHPLEYIALGIQGLSFSSTENPGQITIYNYKQEKNTCLFYLQQLLEEAENQQEDYELIMQDILEILLLKMMRKKAFNVEKTSTQKVNKDIEFVKNYIKQHFRENISLDTLAKVSHINKYYLSHSFRKFVGVSPIEYLIQIRIRESKILLETTNYSISNISTITGFSSQSFFAQSFKRETNLPPSQYRNAINSNKNKPDSGAKT is encoded by the coding sequence TTGTCCAATGAAGTGTATGAGATTCCACAATTTCAACGAAACCATCTTCCAGTGAAACTTCTTTATGTAACAAAATCAAAATACAATAAATACTGGCATAGCACCAATCATGCTCATCACTTTACAGAGCTATTGTATATTACCAAGGGCAAAGGAACTTTTATCTTTTACAAAGAAGAAATCCCCGTCAAAGAGCATGATTTGATTATCATCAACCCGAATGTCGAGCACACGGAAAAGTCTGATACCAATCACCCACTCGAATATATTGCGCTTGGTATTCAAGGTCTCTCCTTTTCATCTACAGAAAATCCGGGTCAGATCACTATTTACAATTATAAACAGGAGAAAAATACCTGTCTCTTTTACCTTCAGCAATTGCTTGAAGAAGCGGAAAATCAGCAGGAAGATTATGAGTTGATTATGCAAGACATTTTAGAAATTTTGTTGCTTAAAATGATGAGAAAAAAAGCTTTTAATGTGGAGAAAACCTCTACTCAAAAAGTCAATAAAGATATTGAATTTGTTAAAAATTATATTAAGCAGCATTTTCGCGAAAATATCAGCCTGGATACCTTAGCAAAAGTCAGTCATATCAATAAATATTATCTATCACATTCCTTTAGGAAATTTGTCGGTGTTTCACCTATTGAATACTTAATTCAAATCCGTATTAGAGAAAGTAAAATATTGTTGGAAACTACCAACTATTCGATTTCCAATATTTCAACCATTACCGGTTTTTCTTCCCAATCATTCTTTGCACAATCATTTAAACGAGAAACGAATCTACCTCCTTCACAATACAGAAACGCTATAAACTCTAACAAAAACAAACCAGATTCTGGTGCAAAAACTTAA
- a CDS encoding carbohydrate ABC transporter permease, producing the protein METQKRMTTETAYQDPKTMETEKEMIVETAYQAPKTVKTQKGMTTEAIYRCFIYVALITLAISIIIPVAWVFLASVKKNSEFYGSPWTMPKSFYFQNFIDAFQKANMGTYMLNSVMVTALALLILLIVALPAAYVLARYTFRGSKLINTFFKAGLFINVNYIVVPIFLMLLDGDTFLRGQLGDGLLLDNLFVLAVVYAATALPFTIYLLSSFFQSLPSTYEEAALVDGAGYFKTMISVMIPIARPSIIAVILFNFLAFWNEYIIALTLIPGPNKTLPVGLMSLMAAQKSAANYGQMYAGMVLVMLPTLILYIIVQKKLTQGMTLGGLKD; encoded by the coding sequence ATGGAAACACAAAAAAGAATGACTACAGAAACAGCTTATCAAGATCCAAAAACGATGGAAACCGAAAAAGAAATGATTGTAGAAACAGCTTATCAAGCCCCAAAAACAGTGAAGACCCAAAAAGGAATGACTACAGAAGCAATATATCGCTGTTTTATATATGTAGCACTGATTACGTTAGCAATTTCTATTATTATTCCTGTTGCATGGGTTTTCTTAGCCTCAGTGAAGAAAAACTCGGAGTTTTATGGAAGTCCTTGGACCATGCCGAAAAGTTTCTATTTTCAAAATTTTATCGATGCTTTCCAAAAGGCAAACATGGGTACCTATATGTTGAATTCAGTCATGGTAACTGCGTTGGCTCTGCTTATTTTATTGATTGTGGCCTTACCAGCAGCCTATGTGTTGGCAAGATATACCTTTAGAGGAAGCAAATTAATAAATACTTTTTTTAAAGCTGGATTATTCATCAATGTGAACTACATTGTTGTTCCAATTTTCTTGATGTTATTGGACGGAGATACCTTTTTACGAGGCCAACTGGGTGATGGATTGCTACTAGACAATTTATTTGTTTTAGCAGTCGTTTATGCGGCGACAGCGCTACCATTTACCATTTACTTGCTGTCTAGTTTTTTTCAATCACTTCCATCCACGTATGAGGAAGCGGCGTTGGTCGATGGTGCCGGATATTTCAAAACAATGATTTCAGTCATGATTCCTATAGCTCGTCCAAGTATTATTGCCGTCATTTTATTTAATTTTCTTGCCTTTTGGAACGAATACATTATTGCCTTAACATTAATTCCAGGACCGAATAAAACGTTACCTGTTGGATTAATGAGCTTAATGGCAGCTCAAAAATCTGCTGCGAACTATGGCCAAATGTATGCAGGAATGGTTCTTGTCATGCTGCCAACTTTGATTTTATACATCATTGTTCAAAAAAAATTAACACAAGGAATGACCCTTGGTGGTTTAAAGGATTAG
- a CDS encoding SIS domain-containing protein — protein MFTLSQENLVSLGASITTAEIKRQPDLWAETFALYMEKSEGIEEFLQKLLMKHSRVRVIFTGAGTSAYVGDTVTPYLIEKVDEKQWEVLSIPTTTLVSNPYQFFKKDFPTLLVSFARSGNSPESVAAVQLAEQIVTDLYQITITCAKDGKLAKRALNNEKNLLLLMPEKSNDQGFAMTGSYTCMALMSLLVFDSISTEEKSKIVKKIHQMGESVIQRENVIQEIVDFDFDRIIYLGSGSLEGLAKESQLKILELTAGKIVTAFDSPLGFRHGPKSFVNERSLVFVFVSNHPYTRQYDLDMLKEMQQDNIASYICAIEVDGETNYAGNRFVFGSETQSVPDAYLALPFVMIGQTVSLLASVKVGNTPDTPSLTGTVNRVVKGVTIYEYE, from the coding sequence ATGTTTACATTAAGTCAAGAAAACTTAGTTTCGTTAGGTGCATCGATAACAACAGCGGAAATAAAACGGCAGCCTGATTTATGGGCCGAAACCTTTGCTTTGTATATGGAAAAAAGCGAGGGAATTGAAGAGTTTTTGCAAAAATTATTAATGAAACACAGCCGGGTTCGAGTTATTTTTACAGGCGCAGGAACGTCTGCATATGTCGGGGATACAGTCACCCCTTATTTAATAGAAAAAGTCGATGAAAAACAGTGGGAAGTACTAAGTATTCCGACAACCACGTTAGTTTCAAATCCTTATCAATTCTTCAAAAAGGATTTTCCAACCTTACTCGTTTCATTTGCTAGAAGTGGGAACAGCCCGGAAAGTGTTGCTGCCGTACAATTAGCGGAGCAAATAGTAACCGATTTGTATCAAATAACGATTACTTGTGCTAAAGATGGTAAATTAGCCAAACGGGCCCTGAATAATGAAAAAAATTTATTGCTATTGATGCCTGAAAAATCAAATGATCAAGGATTTGCAATGACAGGAAGTTATACTTGCATGGCGTTAATGTCATTACTCGTTTTTGATTCTATATCGACTGAAGAAAAATCGAAGATAGTGAAAAAAATTCATCAAATGGGTGAAAGTGTCATTCAAAGGGAAAACGTCATCCAAGAGATAGTAGATTTTGATTTTGACCGAATTATTTACTTAGGTTCTGGTAGTTTAGAAGGCTTAGCGAAAGAATCACAATTAAAAATATTAGAGCTGACAGCTGGAAAAATTGTCACCGCATTTGATTCACCACTCGGATTCCGACACGGTCCAAAATCATTTGTAAACGAAAGATCATTAGTTTTTGTGTTTGTTTCTAACCATCCGTATACACGTCAATATGATTTAGATATGTTAAAAGAAATGCAGCAGGACAATATTGCCAGTTATATCTGTGCCATCGAGGTTGATGGAGAAACTAATTATGCTGGGAACAGGTTTGTATTCGGCAGCGAGACTCAGTCTGTACCAGATGCTTACTTAGCATTACCTTTTGTCATGATTGGGCAAACAGTCTCACTGTTAGCTTCCGTGAAAGTAGGCAATACACCGGATACACCTTCACTGACAGGAACAGTGAACCGTGTCGTTAAAGGTGTTACCATCTACGAATATGAGTAA